A stretch of the Capsicum annuum cultivar UCD-10X-F1 chromosome 10, UCD10Xv1.1, whole genome shotgun sequence genome encodes the following:
- the LOC107845680 gene encoding protein TILLER ANGLE CONTROL 1 isoform X2 produces the protein MKIFNWVHRKFHHKDGKKDIDELKISNEIIGYDTQILLQDASFAHMSDIWNGGILTIGTFGFDPLKNVQDQESDKDIEYLEEEEEEYYSVENEIQECEIPFTNEGNEELYPLIYANIEDEVNYNEAIIESNNNSSADQSNMKKERITLADLFSADSDHHPKADRPTGKTTEPEIFTNKPNSSPQVKNGLSFAKKLIPRVKDEPRPIQKLQKLMTKVLKRKVHPDIETKLSKNSCSSQVKAASMIGLSCVKHVRVESSVSLLLTDQDITA, from the exons ATGAAG ATCTTCAATTGGGTGCATCGCAAATTTCATCATAAAG ATGGTAAGAAAGATATTGATGAGCTGAAGATCAGCAATGAAATTATTGGTTATGACACACAAATTCTTCTTCAAGATGCGTCATTTGCACACATGTCAGATATTTGGAATGGAGGAATTCTCACAATTGGCACATTTGGATTTGATCCATTGAAAAATGTGCAAGATCAAGAAAGTGACAAAGACATTGAATAcctagaggaagaagaagaagaatactacTCAGTGGAAAATGAAATTCAAGAATGTGAAATTCCATTTACTAATGAGGGAAATGAAGAATTGTACCCTTTAATATATGCAAATATTGAAGATGAAGTGAATTATAATGAGGCCATCATTGAGTCTAACAACAACTCATCTGCTGATCAGAGcaatatgaaaaaagaaagaataactCTGGCAGATTTGTTCTCTGCTGATTCTGATCATCACCCGAAGGCAGATCGTCCTACAGGCAAAACTACAGAGCCAGAGATTTTCACTAACAAGCCTAATTCGTCTCCACAAGTGAAAAATGGACTTTCTTTTGCCAAAAAGCTCATTCCACGAGTCAAGGACGAGCCACGCCCCATCCAAAAGCTACAGAAA TTGATGACGAAAGTGTTGAAACGGAAGGTTCATCCAGATATTGAAACCAAATTGAGCAAGAACAGCTGCAGCAGTCAGGTGAAAGCAGCCAGCATGATTGGTCTCTCCTGTGTTAAACACGTCAGGGTTGAATCATCTGTTTCCCTTCTCCTAACTGATCAAG ATATCACGGCCTAA
- the LOC107845680 gene encoding protein TILLER ANGLE CONTROL 1 isoform X1 yields MKIFNWVHRKFHHKDGKKDIDELKISNEIIGYDTQILLQDASFAHMSDIWNGGILTIGTFGFDPLKNVQDQESDKDIEYLEEEEEEYYSVENEIQECEIPFTNEGNEELYPLIYANIEDEVNYNEAIIESNNNSSADQSNMKKERITLADLFSADSDHHPKADRPTGKTTEPEIFTNKPNSSPQVKNGLSFAKKLIPRVKDEPRPIQKLQKLMTKVLKRKVHPDIETKLSKNSCSSQVKAASMIGLSCVKHVRVESSVSLLLTDQGPFSEEASED; encoded by the exons ATGAAG ATCTTCAATTGGGTGCATCGCAAATTTCATCATAAAG ATGGTAAGAAAGATATTGATGAGCTGAAGATCAGCAATGAAATTATTGGTTATGACACACAAATTCTTCTTCAAGATGCGTCATTTGCACACATGTCAGATATTTGGAATGGAGGAATTCTCACAATTGGCACATTTGGATTTGATCCATTGAAAAATGTGCAAGATCAAGAAAGTGACAAAGACATTGAATAcctagaggaagaagaagaagaatactacTCAGTGGAAAATGAAATTCAAGAATGTGAAATTCCATTTACTAATGAGGGAAATGAAGAATTGTACCCTTTAATATATGCAAATATTGAAGATGAAGTGAATTATAATGAGGCCATCATTGAGTCTAACAACAACTCATCTGCTGATCAGAGcaatatgaaaaaagaaagaataactCTGGCAGATTTGTTCTCTGCTGATTCTGATCATCACCCGAAGGCAGATCGTCCTACAGGCAAAACTACAGAGCCAGAGATTTTCACTAACAAGCCTAATTCGTCTCCACAAGTGAAAAATGGACTTTCTTTTGCCAAAAAGCTCATTCCACGAGTCAAGGACGAGCCACGCCCCATCCAAAAGCTACAGAAA TTGATGACGAAAGTGTTGAAACGGAAGGTTCATCCAGATATTGAAACCAAATTGAGCAAGAACAGCTGCAGCAGTCAGGTGAAAGCAGCCAGCATGATTGGTCTCTCCTGTGTTAAACACGTCAGGGTTGAATCATCTGTTTCCCTTCTCCTAACTGATCAAG GCCCCTTCTCTGAAGAGGCCTCTGAAGATTGA